One part of the Lotus japonicus ecotype B-129 chromosome 2, LjGifu_v1.2 genome encodes these proteins:
- the LOC130741463 gene encoding presequence protease 1, chloroplastic/mitochondrial, which translates to MERAALVRSRYLCRRSLLFPTTTTTRSSLPLPVPLLRRHSTTITRTRTRTAGSSSSSSRLLLSSSPRFYSRNRFRKHFSSLSCQALSSPSPVDFPPVKDEVANQLGFEKVSEEFIPECKSKAVLFRHIKTGAEVMSVSNDDENKVFGIVFRTPPKDSTGIPHILEHSVLCGSRKYPLKEPFVELLKGSLHTFLNAFTYPDRTCYPVASTNTKDFYNLVDVYLDAVFFPKCVEDIQTFQQEGWHFELNDPSEEITYKGVVFNEMKGVYSQPDNILGRAAQQALFPDTTYGVDSGGDPQVIPKLTFEEFKEFHRKYYHPSNSRIWFYGDDDPNERLRILSEYLDMFDASSARNESKVEAQKLFSKPVRVVETYPAGDGGDLKKHMVCLNWLLSDKPLDLETELTLGFLNHLLLGTPASPLRKILLESGLGDAIVGGGLEDELLQPQFSIGMKGVSEDDIHKVEALITSTLKKLAEEGFDTDAIEASMNTIEFSLRENNTGSFPRGLSLMLRSIGKWIYDMNPLEPLKYEGPLQDLKSRIAKEGSKSVFSPLIEKLILDNPHQVTVEMQPDPQKAAADEATERQILQKVKASMTTEDLAELTRATHELRLKQETPDPPEALKTVPSLSLQDIPKEPIHVPTEVGDINGVKVLQHDLFTNDVLYTEIVFDMSSLKQELLPLVPLFCQSLLEMGTKDLTFVQLNQLIGRKTGGISVYPFTSSVRGKEDPCSHMIVRGKAMAGRAEDLYHLVNSILQDVQFTDQQRFKQFVSQSRARMENRLRGSGHGIAAARMDAKLNAAGLMAEKMGGLSYLEFLQTLEKRVDQDWADISSSLEEIRKSVFSQQGCLVNITADAKNLKNTENVVSRFVDMLPTSSPIATITPWNVRLPLTNEAIVVPTQVNYVGKATNIYDTGYKLNGSAYVISKYISNTWLWDRVRVSGGAYGGFCDFDTHSGVFSFLSYRDPNLLKTLDVYDGTGDFLRELEIDDDTLTKAIIGTIGDVDSYQLPDAKGYSSLLRHLLGITEEERQRRREEILSTSVKDFRNFIDAMEAVKDKGIVVAVASPEDVDAANKERSNFFQVKKAL; encoded by the exons ATGGAAAGAGCGGCACTAGTTCGCAGCAGATACTTGTGTCGTCGTTCACTTCTCTTCCCAACCACAACTACAACTAggtcctctctccctctcccagTACCACTCCTCCGCCGTCACTCCACAACCATAACCAGAACCAGAACGAGAACCGCTGgcagtagtagtagtagtagtagattgcttctctcttcttctccgCGCTTTTACTCGCGAAACCGGTTCCGGAAGCACTTCTCTTCCCTCTCCTGCCAAGCCCtttcctctccttctccag TTGATTTTCCTCCAGTAAAGGATGAAGTTGCGAATCAATTGGGGTTTGAGAAAGTCTCCGAGGAATTCATTCCAGAATGCAAATCAAAAGCGGTATTGTTCAGACACATCAAGACAGGGGCTGAAGTCATGTCTGTTTCCAATGACGATGAGAATAAAGTCTTTGGCATTGTTTTCCGCACTCCACC GAAAGATTCCACTGGTATCCCTCACATCTTGGAGCATAGTGTGTTATGTGGCTCAAGAAAATATCCTTTGAAAGAGccatttgttgaattgttgaaaggaagtTTGCACACTTTCCTCAATGCATTCACATATCCTGATAGGACTTGTTACCCAGTTGCTTCCACAAATACCAAG GATTTCTACAATTTGGTTGATGTCTACCTGGATGCGGTTTTCTTTCCTAAATGTGTAGAGGACATTCAGACTTTTCAACAGGAGGGTTGGCACTTTGAGCTAAATGATCCTTCAGAAGAAATCACTTATAAAG GTGTTGTGTTTAATGAGATGAAAGGTGTCTACTCTCAGCCGGATAATATACTTGGACGGGCTGCTCAACAG GCTCTTTTCCCAGACACTACCTATGGAGTTGACAGCGGAGGTGATCCACAAGTTATTCCTAAGTTGACATTTGAGGAGTTTAAG GAATTTCATCGCAAGTATTACCATCCCAGCAATTCACGGATATGGTTTTATGGAGATGATGATCCAAATGAGCGCCTCCGCATCCTGAGTG AGTATTTGGACATGTTTGATGCAAGTTCGGCCCGAAATGAATCAAAAGTTGAAGCACAGAAACTATTTTCAAAGCCAGTCCGGGTTGTTGAGACATATCCTGCAGGGGACGGGGGTGATTTGAAGAAGCATATGGTCTGCCTCAACTGGCTGCTCTCTGATAAGCCCTTAGACTTGGAAACTGAGCTAACACTTGGATTTCTGAATCATCTTCTGTTGGGCACTCCGGCTTCACCACTGAGGAAAATTTTGCTAGAAAGTGGATTAGGCGATGCCATTGTTGGTGGTGGGCTTGAAGATGAACTACTCCAGCCTCAATTTAGTATTGGAATGAAGGGTGTTTCTGAAGATGACATTCATAAGGTAGAAGCACTGATCACAAGTACACTTAAAAAGTTGGCAGAAGAAGGTTTTGATACAGATGCCATTGAGGCTTCTATGAATACAATTGAATTTTCTCTCAGGGAGAACAACACCGGGTCATTTCCACGTGGCTTGTCCCTCATGCTACGGTCCATT GGTAAATGGATTTATGATATGAATCCCCTTGAGCCATTGAAGTATGAGGGACCTCTTCAAGACCTAAAATCTCGAATAGCAAAGGAGGGCTCCAAATCTGTGTTCTCTCCTCTGATAGAAAAATTAATCTTGGACAACCCTCATCAAGTTACTGTGGAAATGCAG CCTGATCCTCAAAAAGCTGCTGCTGATGAAGCCACAGAGAGACAGATATTGCAGAAAGTTAAAGCTAGCATGACAACAGAAGATCTGGCCGAGTTGACTCGTGCAACTCATGAGCTTCGGCTTAAGCAAGAAACTCCGGATCCACCAGAAGCTTTGAAAACTGTTCCTAGCCTTTCTCTACAGGATATTCCTAAAGAACCTATTCATGTTCCCACCGAG GTTGGGGATATCAATGGGGTAAAAGTTTTGCAGCATGATCTCTTCACCAATGATGTCCTTTACACTGAAATAGTATTCGACATGAGTTCATTGAAGCAAGAGCTTCTTCCTTTGGTTCCATTGTTTTG CCAATCATTGCTGGAGATGGGCACAAAGGACCTGACTTTTGTCCAACTAAACCAATTAATTGGGAGAAAAACTGGAGGAATATCAGTTTATCCCTTCACATCATCAGTGCGGGGCAAGGAAGATCCATGTAGTCACATGATTGTTCGAGGAAAAGCCATGGCTGGACGTGCTGAAGACCTTTATCACTTG GTTAATTCTATTCTTCAAGATGTCCAATTTACAGACCAACAGCGTTTCAAACAGTTTGTTTCCCAGAGTAGAGCAAGAATGGag AATCGGTTAAGAGGCAGTGGTCATGGAATTGCGGCTGCAAGGATGGATGCAAAACTGAATGCAGCAGGCTTGATGGCAGAAAAGATGGGTGGTCTCAG TTACCTTGAATTCCTTCAAACTCTTGAAAAAAGAGTTGATCAAGATTGGGCTGACATCTCATCGTCTCTTGAGGAGATTCGCAAATCTGTATTTTCCCAGCAAGGCTGCTTGGTAAATATCACTGCTGATGCGAAAAATCTTAAGAACACGGAAAATGTTGTGAGCAGATTTGTTGATATGCTTCCCACTAGTTCTCCCATTGCAACAATTACTCCTTGGAATGTTAGACTTCCACTGACAAATGAAGCTATTGTGGTTCCTACTCAG GTTAATTACGTTGGAAAAGCAACCAATATTTATGATACTGGTTATAAGCTTAATGGGAGTGCATATGTTATTTCTAAATACATTAGCAATACATGGTTGTGGGATCGTGTACGTGTCAGTGGTGGAGCTTATGGAGGTTTCTGTGATTTTGATACACATTCAG GAGTGTTCTCCTTCTTATCTTATCGTGATCCCAATTTACTGAAGACGCTCGATGTATATGATGGAACTGGGGATTTCTTAAGAGAATTGGAAATAGATGATGATACTCTAACAAAAGCCATAATTGGAACCATTGGGGATGTAGACTCATATCAACTTCCTGATGCCAAAGGTTATAGTAG TTTGTTGCGGCACTTACTGGGTATCACAGAGGAAGAAAGGCAAAGAAGACGTGAAGAGATATTATCTACTAG